The following proteins are co-located in the Manihot esculenta cultivar AM560-2 chromosome 9, M.esculenta_v8, whole genome shotgun sequence genome:
- the LOC122724556 gene encoding pentatricopeptide repeat-containing protein At1g63330-like, with translation MKQYHSVLSMSKTIELVGISHDVYSLSILINCFCHLHLVDCGFSVFGKMLKFGLEPTTVTFNTLINGLCIESKIDKAVEFFDDMVARGYQPNVYTYSVIVNGMCKLGKTNVAIGLLKGMADRGCEPDVVTYSAIIDALCKDKLVGEALGLFSQMRNKGISPNVITYNSLIHGVCKLGQKNQALALMNEMVEQNISPNVYTFSVLIDALCKDGMVSEAQNTFNVMIQRGVEPNVVTYNSLINGLCILDQLKEALALLKGMMGRNISPDDFTFNILIDTLCKKGLVSIAQNVIKIMIQRGVEPSVVTYNSLMDGYCLCKQIDKARKVFDLMVTNEIADIFSYNILINGYCKCKMIDDAKELFDEMSHKGLVPDVVTYSTLIEGMFQAGRPQNAKELFKDMCSHGQQPNTVTFSIMIDGLCRQGNLDEALTLLKAMEKSQLKPNVVIYSSLINGMCKVGKINDAKELFSSLFEIGLQPDVYVYSAIMKGLCQQGLMDEAYKVFKDMEKVGCLPDNCCYNIIIQGFLKHEDLPKASELINEMVDKGFFADDATTELVVYLSRNNNLILSKL, from the coding sequence ATGAAACAATATCACAGTGTCCTTTCCATGTCCAAAACAATTGAATTGGTAGGGATCTCTCACGATGTTTATTCTCTTAGcatcttaattaattgcttCTGCCATTTACACCTTGTGGATTGTGGCTTCTCTGTTTTTGGTAAGATGCTCAAATTCGGATTGGAGCCTACCACTGTGACATTTAATACcttaattaatgggctttgTATAGAGAGTAAAATCGACAAAGCAGTGGAATTTTTCGATGATATGGTTGCACGTGGTTATCAACCTAATGTTTATACTTACAGTGTGATAGTAAACGGAATGTGTAAACTTGGGAAAACAAACGTGGCTATTGGGCTACTAAAGGGAATGGCTGATAGAGGTTGTGAGCCAGATGTTGTGACATACAGTGCAATCATTGACGCCCTTTGCAAAGACAAGCTAGTTGGTGAGGCTTTAGGGCTCTTCTCTCAAATGAGGAATAAGGGCATTTCACCTAATGTCATCACTTACAATAGTTTAATTCATGGTGTTTGCAAATTAGGCCAAAAGAACCAAGCTTTGGCCTTGATGAATGAAATGGTGGAGCAGAACATATCACCTAATGTTTATACCTTCAGTGTATTGATTGACGCTCTTTGTAAGGATGGAATGGTTTCAGAGGCTCAAAATACTTTCAAtgtaatgattcaaagaggtgtagAGCCTAATGTGGTCACCTACAATTCCTTAATCAATGGTCTTTGCATTTTAGACCAATTGAAGGAAGCTTTGGCCTTGTTGAAAGGAATGATGGGGAGGAACATATCCCCTGATGATTTTACCTTCAATATATTGATCGACACTCTTTGTAAGAAAGGACTGGTTTCAATTGCACAGAATGTAATCAaaataatgattcaaagaggtgtggAACCTAGTGTTGTCACTTATAATTCATTGATGGATGGATATTGTCTGTGCAAGCAAATTGATAAAGCTAGAAAGGTATTTGATCTTATGGTGACCAATGAAATAGCTGACATTTTTAGCTACAACATTTTGATCAATGGATATTGTAAGTGCAAAATGATAGATGATGCAAAGGAACTTTTTGATGAAATGTCTCATAAAGGTTTAGTTCCTGATGTTGTTACTTATTCTACTCTTATAGAGGGTATGTTTCAAGCAGGGAGGCCCCAAAATGCAAAAGAGCTTTTTAAGGATATGTGCTCTCATGGTCAACAGCCAAATACAGTAACCTTCTCAATTATGATTGATGGCTTGTGTAGACAGGGGAATCTCGATGAGGCACTcacactattgaaagcaatggaGAAAAGTCAGTTGAAGCCTAATGTTGTGATCTATAGCAGTCTGATCAATGGTATGTGCAAAGTTGGGAAGATTAATGATGCCAAGGAACTTTTTTCTAGTCTTTTTGAAATTGGTTTACAAcctgatgtttatgtatatagCGCAATTATGAAAGGACTCTGCCAACAAGGATTAATGGATGAAGCGTATAAGGTATTTAAAGACATGGAAAAGGTAGGATGTTTACCAGATAATTGTTGTTATAATATCATCATTCAAGGGTTTCTCAAGCATGAGGATTTACCAAAAGCATCAGAACTAATCAACGAAATGGTTGATAAGGGGTTCTTTGCTGATGATGCTACCACAGAATTGGTAGTATATTTATCGCGGAATAATAATCTCATTCTAAGCAAACTATGA
- the LOC110607265 gene encoding pentatricopeptide repeat-containing protein At1g63330: MKQYHAVFSMSKTIELLGISHDVYSLNILINCFCHLHLVDFGFSVFGKMLKFGLEPTTVTFNTFINGLCMESKIDKAVEFFDDMVARGYQPDVYTYSTIINGMCKFGKTNVAIGLLKGMADRGCEPNVVTYGAIIDALCKDELVGEALELFSQMRNKGISPNVITYNSLIHGVCKLGQKNQALALMNEMVEQNILPNVYTFNVLIDALCKDGMVSEAQNTFNVMIQRGVEPDVITYTSLIDGLCISDQLKEALALLKEMVGRNISPDIFTFNILIDTLCKKGLVSNAQNIIKIMIQRCVEPNVVTYNSLMDGYCLCKQIDKARKVFDPMVINEIADVFSYNILINGYCKCKMIDDAKEIFDEMSHKGLVPDVVTYHTLIKGMFQAGRPQNAKELFKDMCSHGQQPNIVTFSIMIDGLCRQGNLDEALTVLKAMEKSQLKPNFVIYGSLINGMFKAGKINDAKELFSSLFEIGLQPDVYVYNAIMKGLCQQGLMDEAYNVFKDMEKVGCLPNNCCYNIIIQGFLKNEDLPKASKLINEMVDKGFSADAATTELVVHLSRNNDLILSKLRNRSEASKGVQ, encoded by the coding sequence ATGAAACAATATCACGCTGTCTTTTCCATGTCCAAAACAATTGAATTGCTAGGAATCTCACACGATGTTTATTCTCTTAAcatcttaattaattgcttCTGCCATTTACACCTTGTGGATTTTGGCTTCTCTGTTTTTGGTAAGATGCTCAAATTCGGATTGGAGCCTACCACTGTGACATTTAATACCTTTATTAATGGGCTCTGTATGGAGAGTAAAATCGATAAAGCAGTGGAATTTTTCGATGATATGGTTGCACGTGGTTATCAACCTGATGTTTATACTTACAGTACGATAATAAACGGAATGTGTAAATTTGGGAAAACAAATGTGGCTATTGGGCTACTAAAGGGAATGGCTGATAGAGGTTGTGAGCCAAATGTTGTGACATACGGAGCAATCATTGACGCCCTTTGCAAGGATGAGCTAGTTGGTGAGGCTTTAGAGCTCTTCTCTCAAATGAGGAATAAGGGCATTTCACCTAATGTCATCACTTACAATAGTTTAATTCATGGTGTTTGCAAATTAGGCCAAAAGAACCAAGCTTTGGCCTTAATGAATGAAATGGTGGAGCAGAACATATTACCAAATGTTTATACCTTCAATGTATTGATTGATGCTCTTTGTAAGGATGGAATGGTTTCAGAGGCTCAAAATACATTCAAtgtaatgattcaaagaggtgtagAGCCTGATGTGATCACATACACATCCTTAATTGATGGTCTTTGCATTTCAGACCAATTGAAGGAAGCTTTGGCCTTGTTGAAAGAAATGGTGGGGAGGAACATATCCCCTGATATTTTTACCTTCAATATATTGATCGACACTCTTTGCAAGAAAGGACTGGTTTCAAATGCacaaaatataatcaaaataatgattCAAAGATGTGTGGAACCTAATGTTGTCACTTATAATTCATTGATGGATGGATATTGTCTGTGCAAGCAAATTGATAAGGCTAGAAAGGTATTTGATCCGATGGTGATCAATGAAATAGCTGACGTTTTTAGCTACAACATTTTGATCAATGGATATTGTAAGTGCAAAATGATAGATGATGCAAaggaaatttttgatgaaaTGTCTCATAAAGGTTTAGTTCCTGATGTTGTTACTTATCATACTCTTATAAAGGGTATGTTTCAAGCAGGGAGGCCCCAAAATGCAAAAGAGCTCTTTAAGGATATGTGCTCTCATGGTCAACAACCAAATATAGTAACCTTCTCAATTATGATTGATGGCTTGTGTAGACAGGGTAATCTCGATGAGGCACTCACAGTATTGAAAGCAATGGAGAAAAGTCAGTTgaagcctaattttgtgatctaTGGCAGTCTGATCAATGGTATGTTCAAAGCTGGCAAGATTAATGATGCCAAGGAACTTTTTTCTAGTCTTTTTGAAATTGGTTTACAACCTGATGTTTATGTCTATAATGCAATAATGAAGGGACTCTGCCAACAAGGATTAATGGATGAAGCGTATAACGTATTTAAAGACATGGAAAAGGTAGGATGCTTACCAAATAATTGTTGTTAtaacatcatcattcaagggtTTCTCAAGAATGAGGATTTAccaaaagcatcaaaactaatCAACGAAATGGTTGATAAGGGGTTCTCTGCTGATGCTGCTACCACAGAACTGGTAGTACATTTATCGCGAAATAATGATCTCATTCTAAGCAAACTACGAAATCGGTCTGAGGCTTCTAAAGGGGTGCAATGA